A part of Diachasmimorpha longicaudata isolate KC_UGA_2023 chromosome 11, iyDiaLong2, whole genome shotgun sequence genomic DNA contains:
- the LOC135167530 gene encoding uncharacterized protein LOC135167530 has translation MVSKALHIELATDLSSEAFLTAFRRFISRKGVPEHVCSDNGTNFVEAAKELRELYDFVDSSNFTEAFGSYALSKRIEWHFNPPLSPHFGGIGEAAVKSFKHHLRRVIKDQKLTYEQLNTLLIEIEAILNSRPLYTLSADPNDPLAITPAHLLIGRSFNAFPERSLLPVPDNRLSIYNFIIKAK, from the coding sequence ATGGTGTCCAAGGCTCTTCATATTGAACTCGCCACAGACCTCTCTAGCGAGGCTTTTCTAACGGCGTTTCGCAGGTTTATCAGTCGGAAAGGCGTTCCGGAGCACGTGTGTTCGGATAACGGTACCAATTTTGTGGAAGCGGCCAAAGAGCTTCGGGAATTGTACGATTTCGtggattcgtccaacttcacgGAAGCTTTCGGATCTTACGCGTTATCTAAACGAATCGAATGGCACTTTAATCCTCCTTTATCTCCACACTTCGGTGGCATTGGGGAAGCAGCTGTGAAGAGTTTTAAGCATCATTTGAGAAGAGTTATCAAGGATCAAAAGCTCACATATGAGCAACTTAATACTTTACTCATAGAAATAGAAGCCATATTAAATTCTAGACCATTGTACACTCTTTCAGCTGATCCCAATGATCCACTCGCTATAACTCCAGCCCATCTCTTAATCGGCCGATCTTTCAATGCATTTCCTGAACGTTCTCTTTTGCCAGTTCCAGATAATCGTCTATCTATTTACAACTTTATTATCAAAGCCAAATAG